Proteins encoded by one window of Xenopus tropicalis strain Nigerian chromosome 6, UCB_Xtro_10.0, whole genome shotgun sequence:
- the LOC108645149 gene encoding E3 ubiquitin-protein ligase Midline-1 — protein SHWVLRESKSLLATAARNVEKELICPLCWNIYTDPVTLPCGHNFCRSCIVRTWDEWEEIEEELSCPECRERYRRRPELKLNLRLHNIVEICLPSSPSQGDTRILCCQCDPPVRATKSCVQCEVSLCDSHLRDHSDPTQHSLIAPTHDFAGRLCPVHHQILEYYCWEDLAFMCESCSLSGGHRGHRVQWLDEASEAKKGKLTEIIDRLISEKQKTHTKIHNLDERRKQVEQRAESERQQMTELFREIRQQLDALEEKIMREMYQQKKKDLQIFSHIDELQKEKGLLEIKIEQYGRLCFSSNHVTVLREQEVEAEALCGAEEEEEDNVADGKKFSVVSDMGKWLISGKLSAAIADVTNVIDKVGIYGREATGLSLDTDTASNNLALSHNRKSVSHTDTRQNLPQTPGRFQEAQALGTRSFSSGKHYWEVEGSETGGWRIGVAYPSIDREGDQSYIGFNNKSWALCKFYNNYSVIHNGERKGLAMPPSCQRIRIFLNYEAGCLSFYELSYPIRCLHTFTVPFSEPLQPAFWVTRGGWLGQNP, from the coding sequence TCCCACTGGGTACTGAGAGAAAGTAAATCACTGTTGGCAACGGCTGCACGTAATGTGGAAAAGGAGCTGATATGCCCACTCTGTTGGAACATTTACACAGATCCTGTAACTCTGCCttgtggccataacttctgcaGGAGCTGCATTGTGAGAACATGGGATGAATGGGAAGAAATAGAAGAAGAActttcctgccctgaatgcagggAGAGATACAGAAGGAGACCGGAATTAAAGCTAAACCTGAGGCTGCATAATATAGTAGAAATCTGTCTTCCTTCTTCTCCATCGCAGGGCGACACTCGTATTCTCTGCTGTCAGTGTGACCCTCCTGTACGTGCAACTAAATCCTGTGTGCAGTGTGAGGTCTCGCTGTGTGACTCCCACCTGAGGGATCATAGTGACCCAACTCAACATTCACTTATTGCCCCAACCCATGACTTTGCAGGCAGGTTGTGCCCTGTGCATCATCAGATCCTGGAGTATTACTGCTGGGAGGATTTGGCCTTTATGTGTGAGTCCTGCAGCCTCTCCGGGgggcacaggggccacagggtgcaGTGGCTGGATGAGGCGTCCGAGGCAAAGAAAGGAAAACTGACAGAAATTATAGACAGACTGATCTCAGAGAAACAGAAGACTCACACAAAGATCCATAATTTAGATGAGCGCAGAAAGCAAGTGGAACAAAGAGCAGAGAGTGAGAGACAGCAAATGACTGAGTTGTTTAGGGAAATCAGACAGCAACTTGATGCCCTAGAGGAGAAAATCATGAGAGAGATGTATCAACAGAAGAAGAAGGACTTGCAAATCTTTAGTCATATAGATGAACTGCAAAAAGAGAAAGGGCTGTTGGAGATAAAGATAGAGCAATATGGAAGGTTATGTTTCAGCTCTAATCATGTGACTGTACTGAGGGAACAGGAAGTAGAAGCAGAAGCCTTGTGTGGcgctgaggaggaggaggaggacaaTGTGGCTGATGGGAAGAAGTTCTCAGTTGTCAGTGACATGGGCAAGTGGCTGATCTCAGGGAAACTAAGCGCAGCTATAGCCGATGTTACTAATGTTATAGATAAAGTGGGGATCTATGGGCGGGAGGCGACTGGGCTGTCACTGGATACAGACACAGCCTCTAATAACCTAGCGCTATCCCATAATAGGAAAAGTGTGTCCCACACAGACACAAGGCAGAACCTGCCCCAAACTCCAGGGAGGTTTCAGGAGGCTCAGGCTTTAGGCACCAGGAGCTTTAGCTCAGGGAAACACTACTGGGAGGTGGAGGGCAGTGAGACTGGGGGCTGGCGTATTggggtggcctatcccagtatagataGGGAAGGGGATCAGTCGTACATTGGGtttaataacaagtcctgggctCTATGTAAGTTCTATAATAACTACTCAGTGATACATAATGGGGAAAGGAAGGGTTTGGCTATGCCCCCCTCCTGCCAGAGAATCAGAATATTTCTGAATTATGAGGCCGGAtgtctgtccttttatgagctgagttaCCCAATCAGATGCTTACATACCTTCACTGTCCCCTTCTCTGAGCCACTCCAGCCTGCATTCTGGGTAACCAGGGGGGGGTGGCTGGGTCAGAATCCTTAG